In Nitrosophilus alvini, the following are encoded in one genomic region:
- a CDS encoding archaemetzincin family Zn-dependent metalloprotease: protein MCRYKRLLIQTFGLEIWPLKKPLQIALQDILRINVDFLSDMPVPASAYNHKRSQFLAEKFLEILVLKKTFDSDMVLGIVDVDLYEPGLNFVFGLASYEIGVGIISLKRLSNTFYGLENNEELYFKRVLTEAVHEIGHILGLPHCPDVKCVMHFSNSIADTDRKSYHFCKNCQEKASKVLCMDDFI from the coding sequence ATGTGCAGATATAAGCGTCTGTTGATTCAGACATTTGGGTTGGAAATATGGCCGTTAAAAAAACCGCTTCAGATTGCGCTACAGGATATATTGAGGATCAATGTGGATTTTTTAAGTGACATGCCAGTTCCGGCATCAGCATATAACCATAAAAGAAGCCAGTTTCTTGCTGAGAAATTTCTCGAGATTCTGGTACTGAAAAAAACTTTTGATAGTGATATGGTTTTGGGTATCGTTGATGTAGATTTGTATGAACCGGGTCTCAATTTTGTATTTGGATTAGCTTCATATGAGATAGGAGTAGGGATCATATCTTTGAAACGTCTTTCAAATACTTTTTATGGTCTAGAGAATAATGAAGAACTCTATTTTAAAAGAGTTCTTACTGAAGCTGTACATGAAATCGGCCATATCCTTGGACTTCCCCACTGCCCGGATGTAAAATGTGTTATGCATTTTTCCAACTCTATTGCCGATACAGACAGGAAAAGCTATCATTTTTGCAAAAACTGCCAGGAAAAAGCTAGTAAAGTTTTGTGTATGGATGATTTTATTTAG
- the cas2 gene encoding CRISPR-associated endonuclease Cas2, protein MKNYKYNYIFLMYDIADEESEAGKYRVAKVFKICKKYLKHHQKSVFRGTITPSKLLKLSNELKQVIDEKLDFISIIKLLNAAAFEEEKIGTQQKDGESFFI, encoded by the coding sequence ATGAAAAACTACAAATATAATTATATTTTCTTGATGTATGATATAGCTGATGAAGAAAGTGAGGCCGGCAAATACAGAGTAGCAAAAGTCTTTAAAATATGCAAAAAGTATCTGAAACATCATCAAAAAAGTGTTTTTAGAGGTACTATAACCCCTTCAAAGCTATTAAAGCTTTCCAATGAATTAAAACAAGTTATAGATGAAAAACTTGATTTTATTTCTATCATAAAACTTCTAAATGCTGCTGCTTTTGAAGAAGAAAAAATCGGGACTCAACAAAAAGATGGAGAATCTTTTTTTATATGA
- the cas1b gene encoding type I-B CRISPR-associated endonuclease Cas1b has protein sequence MPKTKYIFSMGELKRKDNSIAFKNEKGWFYLPIEGVREIYFFNEISFNSKFLDFIAKAGITLHFFNYYGYYSGSFYPKDYLISGNLTIKQSMAYIEKRLQIAKAIVETVAENIYEILYHYYRHGKKELKIYLDWLRTDVKNMLKKDLHIKQILFIEGQIWNRFYDSFKHFLQEDFLLNKRVKRPPDNPINALISFGNTILYTKTITALYHTHLNQSISYLHEPREARFSLSLDISEAFKPIIVFKTIFELVNRKKIQIHKHFDKKLNFALLNETGKKIFIQALEERLNEKFHHKKLKRKISYQNTIKIDGYKLIKFLLENKEFKPFSLKEKS, from the coding sequence ATGCCAAAAACAAAATATATTTTTTCTATGGGAGAGCTAAAAAGAAAAGACAACTCTATAGCTTTTAAAAACGAAAAAGGATGGTTTTATCTCCCTATTGAAGGGGTAAGAGAGATCTACTTTTTCAACGAAATCAGCTTTAATTCCAAATTTTTGGACTTTATAGCAAAAGCCGGTATAACTCTGCATTTTTTCAATTACTATGGATACTATAGCGGCAGTTTCTATCCAAAAGATTACCTCATAAGCGGGAATCTTACTATAAAACAGTCTATGGCATATATAGAAAAGCGTCTTCAAATCGCAAAAGCTATTGTAGAAACTGTTGCAGAAAATATCTATGAAATTCTATATCATTATTATCGCCATGGTAAAAAAGAGCTAAAAATCTACCTCGATTGGCTAAGAACAGATGTAAAAAATATGCTCAAAAAAGATCTGCACATAAAGCAGATACTCTTTATCGAGGGACAAATATGGAATAGATTTTATGACAGTTTCAAACATTTTTTACAAGAGGATTTTCTATTGAACAAAAGAGTCAAACGCCCTCCTGACAATCCGATAAACGCCCTAATAAGCTTTGGAAATACTATTTTGTATACAAAAACAATAACGGCCCTGTATCACACTCACCTAAATCAATCAATAAGCTATCTACATGAACCAAGAGAAGCAAGATTCAGTTTGAGCCTTGATATAAGTGAAGCTTTTAAACCAATTATTGTTTTTAAAACTATATTTGAACTTGTAAATCGAAAAAAAATTCAGATTCATAAACATTTCGATAAAAAACTTAATTTTGCTCTTTTAAATGAAACCGGTAAAAAAATCTTTATACAGGCACTGGAAGAGCGTCTAAATGAGAAATTTCATCATAAGAAACTAAAAAGAAAGATCAGCTATCAAAATACCATAAAAATCGACGGTTACAAACTCATAAAATTTTTACTAGAAAATAAAGAATTCAAACCTTTTTCTCTAAAAGAAAAATCATGA
- a CDS encoding CRISPR-associated protein Cas4: protein MVTGTFINYYFHCKTQLWLHANRINLEDNSEEVRIGKVLHEIREDKVNEVSFENIKLDKITKDFVVEVKKSDSDLEAAKWQLLLYLYILKQKGLDKKGRLEIFEKRKQNKKNFIIKLNEEKERMLTDIMDKIENLITKEYPPDPKFDKKCKNCAFFEYCFI, encoded by the coding sequence ATGGTAACCGGCACTTTTATAAACTACTATTTTCATTGCAAAACTCAGCTCTGGCTTCATGCAAACCGTATAAATCTTGAAGATAACAGCGAAGAGGTAAGGATAGGCAAAGTATTACACGAGATCAGAGAAGACAAAGTGAATGAGGTCAGCTTCGAGAATATAAAGCTTGACAAAATCACAAAAGATTTTGTAGTAGAGGTGAAAAAAAGCGACAGTGATCTCGAAGCTGCAAAATGGCAGTTACTTTTATATCTGTATATTCTGAAACAGAAAGGTTTGGACAAAAAGGGACGTTTGGAAATATTTGAAAAAAGAAAGCAAAACAAAAAAAATTTCATTATCAAATTAAATGAAGAAAAAGAAAGAATGTTGACTGATATTATGGATAAGATTGAAAATCTAATTACAAAAGAGTATCCACCGGATCCAAAATTTGATAAAAAATGTAAAAATTGCGCTTTTTTCGAATACTGTTTTATCTAA
- the cas3 gene encoding CRISPR-associated helicase Cas3', which produces MGEKEFFAHIHPSKPPELLEEHKKLTKEYLQKILKNQNLEYILENQINSLKITDKKFAKELIYNAVILHDEGKKNPAFQAKKMKNEAFKVSKRANSNHSKLSSKEFIKLYLPKIKDESEFQKKLFLLLSLSYIISKHHSSLANFRDFIEEIENELRDEIKDFESFNLEPDQFDISIYIVTKFIFSLLISSDYYATLQYMSEIVTDDFGKVNIIELKKEFENFKIVRNVRAKNYQKPIDKLRSEMFLEAEKTLLKNLDKNIFYLKAPTGAGKTLISLNLALSFENVNKIFYIFPFNTLVEQTRSKIKEIFRSLNFMVINSITPIIEDEEKDTLQYEKVYLNRLFYHYPLILTTHVNFFDILFGTGKEANFPLWQLANSIIIIDEIQSYNNNLWWYMAEFFEKYAKLLNIKIIIMSATLPKIDSFLENKDIFVELLDSKKYFTHSLFKDRVDIDFSLLQKDVKFGDLKKIILGNDKVLIEFIKKDTARKFYEFIKDMKGYEIYELSGDDNKLIREYVINRTKKAKKIIVVATQVIEAGVDIDMDLGLKDISVLDSDEQFLGRINRNALKKGKVYFFDMDDAASVYRGDNRLAFSLKNKNIRNIFLEKDFDRFYEMVLNLIKKKEESYIGFTSKIESFLKSVRELEFDKIEKEMKLIKTQHLTIFFPYKIPLDGIYKKIFEKVDERFILQNHLDGKLIWEEFKRLNDIENFAKKEIERSKLNYLMQFFTFNLQFIKKIDIYSDMCCGIYLINEYEDFIDENLKFNRKKFLEKLNCEFEIL; this is translated from the coding sequence TTGGGTGAAAAAGAGTTTTTCGCACATATTCACCCGTCAAAACCTCCGGAACTTCTTGAAGAACATAAAAAACTTACAAAAGAGTATTTACAAAAAATATTAAAAAATCAAAATTTGGAATATATTTTAGAAAACCAGATAAATTCGCTTAAGATAACAGATAAAAAATTTGCAAAAGAGCTTATATATAATGCTGTAATTTTGCATGATGAGGGCAAGAAAAATCCTGCTTTTCAGGCAAAAAAGATGAAAAATGAAGCTTTCAAAGTCAGTAAAAGAGCCAACTCTAACCACTCAAAGCTTTCAAGCAAAGAATTCATCAAACTTTATCTGCCAAAAATCAAAGATGAATCAGAGTTTCAAAAAAAACTATTTTTACTTTTGTCTCTATCTTATATTATCTCGAAACACCACTCAAGTTTGGCAAATTTTAGAGATTTCATAGAAGAGATTGAAAACGAACTGAGAGATGAAATAAAAGACTTCGAGAGTTTTAATCTTGAACCAGATCAGTTCGATATCAGCATATATATAGTTACAAAGTTTATATTTTCATTATTAATCAGTAGTGATTACTATGCCACTTTACAATATATGAGCGAAATTGTAACAGATGATTTTGGCAAAGTGAATATTATAGAGCTTAAAAAAGAGTTTGAAAACTTTAAGATAGTTAGAAACGTAAGAGCAAAAAACTATCAAAAGCCAATAGATAAACTTCGAAGCGAAATGTTTTTGGAAGCAGAAAAGACTCTGCTAAAAAATCTCGATAAAAATATCTTTTATCTAAAAGCTCCTACAGGTGCAGGGAAAACTCTGATTTCATTGAATCTGGCACTAAGTTTTGAAAATGTCAATAAAATATTTTATATCTTCCCATTTAATACACTGGTAGAACAGACCAGAAGCAAGATAAAAGAGATTTTCCGAAGTCTCAATTTTATGGTAATAAACTCTATAACACCAATTATCGAAGATGAAGAAAAAGACACTTTACAGTATGAAAAGGTTTATCTAAACAGGCTCTTTTATCATTATCCACTTATTTTAACAACTCATGTGAACTTCTTTGATATCCTTTTTGGAACTGGAAAAGAAGCAAACTTTCCCCTTTGGCAGCTTGCAAACAGCATAATAATAATAGATGAAATACAAAGTTATAACAATAACCTTTGGTGGTATATGGCCGAGTTTTTCGAAAAATATGCAAAACTGCTAAATATCAAAATCATTATAATGTCTGCAACTTTACCAAAGATAGATTCCTTTTTGGAAAATAAAGATATTTTTGTAGAACTTCTTGACAGCAAAAAGTATTTTACACACTCACTTTTCAAAGACAGGGTTGATATAGACTTTTCACTTCTCCAGAAGGATGTGAAGTTTGGTGATTTAAAAAAGATTATACTTGGTAATGATAAAGTACTTATAGAATTTATCAAAAAAGATACTGCAAGAAAGTTCTATGAGTTCATCAAAGATATGAAAGGTTACGAAATATATGAACTTAGTGGAGATGACAATAAACTAATAAGAGAATATGTCATAAACAGAACAAAAAAAGCCAAAAAAATAATTGTAGTTGCAACTCAGGTAATAGAAGCTGGTGTAGATATAGATATGGATTTGGGACTCAAAGACATATCTGTTTTAGATAGCGACGAACAATTTTTAGGACGAATAAACAGAAATGCACTAAAAAAAGGAAAAGTCTATTTTTTCGATATGGATGACGCAGCCTCTGTATACAGAGGTGACAACAGGCTTGCATTCAGTTTAAAAAATAAAAACATTAGAAATATATTTTTAGAAAAGGATTTCGACAGATTTTATGAGATGGTTTTAAATCTCATTAAGAAAAAAGAAGAAAGCTACATAGGCTTTACATCAAAAATAGAGAGTTTTTTAAAAAGTGTAAGAGAACTAGAATTTGACAAGATAGAAAAAGAGATGAAACTAATAAAAACTCAACACTTAACAATATTTTTTCCATACAAAATACCTCTTGATGGGATATATAAAAAGATATTTGAAAAAGTTGACGAAAGATTTATTTTGCAAAATCATCTTGATGGTAAACTGATCTGGGAAGAATTTAAAAGACTAAACGATATAGAAAACTTTGCAAAAAAAGAGATTGAAAGATCAAAACTCAACTATTTGATGCAGTTTTTTACATTCAATCTTCAATTTATAAAAAAAATAGATATTTATAGTGATATGTGCTGCGGAATATATCTTATAAATGAATATGAAGATTTCATAGACGAAAATCTAAAATTTAACAGAAAAAAATTTTTGGAAAAACTGAACTGTGAATTTGAAATATTATGA
- the cas5b gene encoding type I-B CRISPR-associated protein Cas5b has translation MKTISFKLSGNFAHFKKPDVNSYAFFSYSHIHKPALLGILGAIMGLGGYSQFYETKRLSKKKESLSKAPKYPEFYEKLNSLKVSIIPLKPYFSKKIQTFNNSIGYASKEEGGNLIVKEQWLENPAWEIIVMDDGSDIFGELKNRLQKKEFAFLPYLGKNDHFAKIEDIKETELNRTNRELVCTSLVKKDLVDFVRIADRFGKQVYYEEYLPIGLKENFLIYEFEKFILSNLIVRPKGEDFFEKEGKGVWFG, from the coding sequence ATGAAGACCATCAGCTTTAAACTAAGCGGCAATTTTGCCCATTTTAAAAAGCCGGATGTAAACAGTTATGCTTTTTTTAGCTATTCACATATTCACAAGCCGGCACTATTAGGAATTTTGGGTGCAATTATGGGACTTGGAGGATACAGCCAGTTTTATGAAACAAAAAGACTGTCCAAAAAAAAGGAATCTTTATCTAAAGCTCCAAAATATCCAGAGTTTTACGAAAAATTAAACAGCTTAAAAGTCTCCATTATTCCTCTTAAACCATATTTTTCTAAAAAAATCCAAACTTTTAACAATTCAATAGGCTATGCAAGCAAAGAAGAAGGCGGAAATTTGATAGTAAAAGAACAATGGCTTGAAAATCCAGCCTGGGAAATTATAGTCATGGACGACGGAAGTGATATTTTTGGAGAGCTGAAGAATAGATTACAAAAAAAAGAGTTTGCTTTTCTTCCTTATCTTGGTAAAAACGACCATTTTGCAAAGATTGAAGATATAAAAGAAACAGAGCTTAATAGAACAAATAGGGAACTTGTATGCACATCTCTGGTAAAAAAAGATTTAGTTGATTTTGTCCGGATTGCTGATAGATTTGGCAAACAAGTCTATTATGAGGAGTACCTGCCTATTGGATTGAAAGAAAATTTTCTTATATACGAATTTGAAAAATTTATTTTAAGCAACTTGATTGTAAGACCAAAAGGTGAAGATTTTTTTGAAAAAGAAGGTAAAGGAGTCTGGTTTGGGTGA
- a CDS encoding type I CRISPR-associated protein Cas7, with translation MKKAYGVIGIRAIMSNWNADFTGRPKTTSNGEIFGSDKALKYPIKKMWANEGKNVIYLKSYTEAYNKKDKRKYLRPKSLKERYEEFFGELTTTTSTKEVLKNLFKCIDIKNFGATFAEEGQNISITGAVQFGQGFNRFEDTNVEIQDILSPFVDGKKIKELEKGTSNLEEINQSTLGTKIMVDEAHYFYGFSVNPKNYEEYNSLLENFEGYTKEDFEEFKRVARFAVTNFATNSKYGCDNEFALFVDFDDEVYLPDLSEYIKFDSQERMIDLSDIEKLIGEKGNVEVYINPYKLKVDTKYRLKDIFSGNEI, from the coding sequence ATGAAAAAAGCATACGGAGTCATTGGAATAAGAGCCATTATGAGCAATTGGAACGCTGACTTTACAGGAAGGCCCAAAACTACAAGCAATGGCGAGATATTTGGCAGCGACAAAGCTTTGAAATATCCGATTAAAAAAATGTGGGCAAATGAAGGGAAAAATGTCATATATCTCAAAAGCTACACTGAAGCATATAATAAAAAAGATAAAAGAAAATATTTGAGACCCAAATCGTTAAAAGAGAGATATGAAGAGTTTTTTGGAGAACTTACAACCACAACTTCAACAAAAGAGGTTCTGAAAAATCTTTTTAAATGTATAGATATAAAAAATTTTGGTGCCACTTTTGCGGAAGAAGGTCAAAATATCTCTATTACAGGGGCTGTTCAATTTGGACAGGGGTTCAACAGATTCGAAGATACTAATGTAGAAATACAAGATATACTTTCACCATTTGTGGATGGAAAAAAAATAAAAGAATTAGAAAAAGGGACTTCAAACCTGGAAGAGATAAACCAATCTACTCTTGGCACAAAGATCATGGTAGATGAAGCACATTACTTTTACGGATTTAGCGTAAATCCAAAAAATTATGAAGAGTACAATAGTCTGCTTGAAAATTTTGAAGGATACACAAAAGAGGATTTTGAAGAGTTCAAAAGAGTAGCAAGATTCGCAGTAACAAATTTTGCTACCAATTCAAAATATGGCTGTGATAACGAATTTGCCTTGTTCGTGGATTTCGATGATGAAGTATATCTACCTGATCTTAGTGAGTATATAAAGTTTGACAGCCAAGAAAGAATGATAGACTTATCTGACATAGAAAAACTGATCGGTGAGAAAGGAAATGTTGAAGTTTATATCAACCCTTACAAGCTGAAAGTAGATACAAAATACAGACTGAAAGATATTTTTAGCGGTAATGAGATATGA
- the cas6 gene encoding CRISPR-associated endoribonuclease Cas6, producing the protein MKYFELKVDLFLKYDIEHRKSYEPLSKMVSSALNNTSFKELHNENRFKHYVFSNMWKTSKDGIYKKGNNLFFLRTPDEKLFSELGKALFDYENDIFKITGVSKSIHSQRFISSLISVTPVFTTFSKNRKVYFWTLQEDGNINYLLKTIHNNLKKKYESFYGNKIDTKDSFIEYFQIKNQKPQTIFYKSVKFFGNKFYIVPKSDEASQKLAFMALSCGLGEKNALGGGFCKGFGKV; encoded by the coding sequence ATGAAATATTTTGAACTGAAAGTAGACCTGTTTTTAAAATACGATATCGAGCATAGAAAAAGCTATGAACCCTTGTCGAAAATGGTCTCATCTGCTTTAAACAACACCTCTTTTAAAGAACTTCACAATGAAAACCGTTTCAAACATTATGTTTTCAGCAATATGTGGAAAACTTCTAAAGACGGAATATACAAAAAAGGGAACAATCTTTTTTTTCTGAGAACCCCCGATGAAAAACTCTTTTCAGAACTTGGCAAAGCACTTTTTGACTATGAAAATGATATTTTCAAAATAACTGGTGTGTCAAAAAGTATCCACAGTCAAAGATTCATCTCTTCTTTGATATCTGTTACACCTGTCTTTACAACTTTCTCTAAGAATCGTAAAGTCTACTTCTGGACACTTCAAGAAGACGGTAATATCAACTATCTTTTAAAAACTATACACAACAACCTTAAAAAGAAATATGAAAGCTTTTATGGAAACAAAATCGATACAAAAGATAGCTTTATAGAATATTTTCAGATAAAAAATCAAAAACCACAGACAATTTTCTACAAAAGCGTGAAATTTTTTGGAAACAAGTTTTATATCGTTCCCAAAAGTGACGAAGCAAGCCAAAAGTTGGCATTCATGGCCCTGTCCTGCGGTTTGGGAGAAAAAAACGCTCTTGGCGGAGGATTTTGCAAAGGATTTGGGAAGGTGTAA
- a CDS encoding helix-turn-helix transcriptional regulator, protein MYKKNPATSKTASRLLYIVKKLYNNEQLSQKDLAKFFNVSERTIYRYMKERIDPVIPLRKNGDIWYLSNIETILEIENKLIEKNRLEEDLQKYYPLLETIFNATQRDMAVIFGYTNRHEKFSHKTVTPIKFYKETGLWYLIGYDHEKKEIRTYRVSSISFAKKAETNRAKIKINKISSVWQDFNKEKLHIKLLILKDIVYHIKRSPLHPTQKVVDCFENGDIVIETEITNFMEILPQIKKFIPHIFILSPENIRNSLKTEIENYLEKIDIYKE, encoded by the coding sequence ATGTATAAAAAAAATCCTGCCACTTCCAAAACCGCATCAAGACTTCTTTACATAGTAAAAAAATTATACAACAACGAACAACTCTCTCAAAAAGATCTCGCAAAATTTTTCAATGTAAGCGAAAGAACGATATACAGATATATGAAAGAGAGAATCGACCCAGTAATACCCCTGAGAAAAAACGGAGATATATGGTATCTCTCAAATATCGAAACAATTTTGGAAATAGAAAACAAACTTATAGAAAAGAATAGACTTGAAGAAGATTTGCAAAAATATTATCCTCTCCTGGAAACGATTTTCAACGCTACACAAAGAGATATGGCAGTTATTTTTGGTTATACAAACCGACACGAAAAGTTTTCACACAAAACAGTTACTCCCATAAAATTTTACAAAGAGACAGGACTTTGGTATCTGATAGGCTACGATCATGAAAAAAAAGAGATAAGAACATACAGAGTTTCCAGTATCTCCTTTGCAAAAAAAGCTGAAACTAACAGAGCAAAAATTAAGATAAACAAAATATCAAGCGTATGGCAGGATTTCAATAAAGAGAAGCTTCACATCAAACTGCTGATTCTAAAAGACATCGTCTATCATATCAAACGCTCTCCTCTGCACCCTACGCAAAAAGTAGTCGACTGTTTCGAAAACGGCGATATAGTAATCGAAACTGAAATAACAAACTTTATGGAGATATTACCACAGATAAAAAAATTTATACCCCATATTTTTATTCTCTCTCCTGAAAACATAAGAAATTCACTTAAAACTGAAATAGAGAATTATTTGGAAAAAATAGATATTTATAAAGAGTAA
- a CDS encoding bifunctional 3,4-dihydroxy-2-butanone 4-phosphate synthase/GTP cyclohydrolase II, translated as MPVKRVIEAIEEIKNGNMIVMIDDEDRENEGDLVYAANFSTPEKVNFMASHAKGLICVAISKKIADRLELYPMVNNNNSQHETAFTVSVDAKEVTTGISAYERDLTIKLLANPISTPDDFVKPGHIFPLIAKEGGVLVRTGHTEGSVDICRLAGLREAAVICEIMNEDGTMARRNDLEKFAKKHNLKTVYISDIVEYRLRNESLVEKVSEEIVDFFDVKAKRIDFKDHLNNTHTAIQFYSPHETCNVKFHNVVPDAELLLNQKRYKSLINSIEFLKKNSGTLVFINNPGMSKDQTKEFGVGAQILKNLGVKNIKLLTSHKGKEFIGLSGFGLNIVEEIEI; from the coding sequence ATGCCTGTCAAAAGAGTAATCGAAGCAATTGAAGAGATAAAAAACGGTAATATGATTGTAATGATAGATGATGAGGACCGTGAAAATGAGGGTGATCTCGTTTATGCGGCGAATTTCAGTACACCTGAGAAAGTAAACTTCATGGCATCACATGCAAAAGGCCTTATATGTGTTGCCATTTCCAAAAAAATAGCCGACCGTCTTGAACTTTATCCAATGGTTAACAACAACAACTCACAGCATGAAACTGCTTTTACAGTATCGGTTGATGCTAAAGAGGTAACTACCGGAATATCTGCATATGAAAGAGATTTGACAATAAAGTTGCTTGCAAATCCTATAAGCACTCCGGATGACTTTGTAAAGCCGGGACATATATTTCCGCTTATAGCAAAAGAGGGCGGGGTTCTTGTAAGAACAGGGCATACGGAAGGTTCAGTCGATATATGTCGTCTTGCAGGTCTTAGAGAAGCAGCGGTTATATGTGAGATAATGAACGAAGATGGGACGATGGCAAGGCGTAACGATTTGGAAAAATTTGCAAAAAAACATAATCTAAAAACGGTATATATTTCCGATATTGTGGAGTACAGATTAAGAAACGAATCATTGGTGGAAAAGGTTAGTGAAGAGATTGTGGATTTTTTCGATGTGAAAGCAAAAAGAATCGATTTCAAAGACCATCTGAACAACACTCATACAGCTATACAATTTTACAGTCCACATGAGACCTGCAATGTAAAATTTCATAATGTTGTACCTGATGCGGAACTTTTGCTAAATCAAAAAAGATACAAATCACTTATTAATTCCATTGAGTTTCTTAAAAAAAACAGCGGAACGTTGGTATTTATAAACAATCCGGGTATGTCAAAGGATCAGACAAAAGAGTTTGGCGTAGGTGCTCAGATACTGAAAAATCTCGGTGTTAAAAATATAAAACTTCTGACGTCACACAAAGGAAAAGAGTTTATAGGTCTTAGCGGTTTTGGGCTAAATATCGTAGAAGAGATTGAAATTTAA
- a CDS encoding TolC family protein: MKLILLCLLSIAFLWGAQKPLEEAKDFETLKNIALKSSFHIKSLELYKSVAKKKSEILLRYKNPTFEMEASRFESETLKAENGWRAAISQPVRMFGLKEDLKALARSERSLADAGYKRSKANFIFSLEKAYTEYVYKHHMVSLLKQELEITKRLEQIAKQRFENGTGTKAKFLQASLEVANVKNTIISRENELSLAYYKLFSLSGIEEKFTLKTEFIYKFDDIPESKTVNSPDIEILRKKRDQYIKEAKLQSRLIKEIDLFAEYENEPDQSIMRAGVAIELPLFNRNKEEAQLARIKALQASFEENYLETGQSKRIESLYASLRNLKKMYEMQKELLKQETELLKLFEEGYRISKGSLLDLLDAKNRLLDTKRKLLTLQKQANSHIIELNYLQGRYYE, from the coding sequence ATGAAATTAATATTGTTATGTTTGTTGTCAATCGCTTTTTTATGGGGAGCGCAAAAACCCTTAGAAGAGGCGAAAGACTTTGAAACTTTAAAAAATATTGCTTTGAAAAGTTCGTTTCATATCAAAAGTTTGGAACTTTATAAATCGGTTGCCAAAAAGAAAAGCGAAATACTTCTGCGTTACAAAAATCCTACTTTTGAGATGGAGGCGAGCCGTTTTGAATCGGAGACTCTAAAAGCCGAGAACGGTTGGAGGGCTGCGATATCTCAGCCTGTCAGAATGTTTGGCCTGAAAGAGGATTTGAAAGCTTTGGCAAGATCAGAGAGATCATTAGCCGATGCAGGATACAAAAGAAGCAAAGCAAATTTTATTTTCTCTTTGGAAAAGGCATATACAGAGTATGTATATAAGCATCATATGGTCTCTTTGCTCAAACAAGAACTCGAAATTACCAAAAGGCTTGAACAGATAGCAAAACAGAGATTTGAGAATGGTACTGGAACAAAAGCGAAATTTCTACAGGCATCTCTTGAAGTTGCCAATGTGAAAAATACTATTATCTCCCGGGAAAATGAATTGTCATTGGCGTATTACAAACTTTTCTCACTTTCGGGTATTGAAGAAAAATTTACCCTTAAAACAGAGTTTATTTATAAATTTGATGATATACCGGAGTCGAAAACAGTGAACAGTCCCGATATAGAGATCCTGCGAAAAAAACGGGATCAATACATAAAAGAAGCAAAACTTCAAAGCCGTCTGATAAAGGAGATAGACCTGTTTGCCGAATACGAAAACGAACCGGATCAGTCAATAATGAGAGCCGGCGTTGCAATCGAACTGCCTCTGTTCAATAGAAATAAAGAGGAGGCTCAATTGGCGCGTATAAAGGCTTTACAGGCTTCATTTGAGGAAAATTATTTAGAGACAGGACAAAGTAAACGGATAGAGTCTCTATATGCCTCTTTGAGAAATCTGAAAAAAATGTATGAGATGCAAAAAGAGCTTTTGAAACAAGAAACTGAACTTTTAAAACTTTTTGAAGAGGGTTACCGTATCTCGAAAGGTTCGCTTCTGGATCTTTTGGATGCGAAAAACCGTCTTCTTGATACAAAACGAAAGCTTTTGACGCTTCAAAAGCAGGCCAACAGCCATATTATAGAATTAAACTATCTGCAAGGACGCTATTATGAATAA